The DNA window AACAATTTGTGGGTCAGCATTTACAGAATATGTTTTCGGACACTCTGAACAGGGAATTAACCTACTGGCTCCGGCTGGGCCGGTCTTCCAACGCTGAAGTCGACTTTGTCGTGCAGACCGGCGGGTATATTATTCCCGTGGAAGTCAAAGCAGGCGCTGCAGGGTCGCTTAAATCGCTCCACCAGTTTATGGGAAGCAAAGAAGCGCCTATAGCTGTTCGATTTGATGCATCTTTACCAACCGTAACCCGGATAGATACCGTAATCAGCACAGGCAAAACCCGCAGGCAGGTTCAATACCCGCTGGTCTCTGTGCCGCTGTACCTCATTGAGCGTCTGGAAACCATTGCGGCGTATTATTGTAAGAATCAGGGATAGAAGATGCACATGCAAAAAGTCGAAAAATGAATAATTCAGGAATAAATCAGCTCCATAAACTCTTTGTTTTTACTGGCTCCTGACTCGTGCCTGCCCGGTTAAACAAATCCGAAGGATTTCCTGCAAAGCAGGGTTTAACAGGGCCTGCCCCGTGAAACAGCCCGCAGGGCTCTCTGTCGAAGACAGGGGTTTCACTGGGGACACCTGACTCCTGCGACTGTAAAAATGAGTTTTTGCAGTCGCATCATAGAAGGCCCCAGTGAAATCCGCTGCGCTGAACTTCGATATTCATGATTGTTGACAGGCTTGAAGTCTTGAGGCGACCTGCACCAGAGGTAGAGTGGATAGTGAAATATCAGGCCAATAGAAAAGAATTGTGCGTCATGGAGAAAATGCGAACGGGAACCCCGCCGCATGTCTTGACATAAATGCACAATGCGATACTATATGTTCCAACATAATGCAATAAATGCATTAAAATGGCACATGAAGAGGAAGGGCAATGTTTAACCGACGGGCAATAAACGATATCAAGGCATGGTACGGGCAAGAAAAGCGCAAGCCCCTGGTTATTCGTGGTGCGCGGCAAGTGGGCAAAACAACAGCGGTTCGCCTCGCAGCCAAACAGCTATCCGTCCCGGTTATAGAAATCAACCTTGAGCGACACGCGGAATTGGAGCCCCTCTTCCAGAAGTTCAAACTCGACGAACTTCTGCTCAACTTTTCGCTCATAAGCGGCGAGCAGGTCACAGAAAAAAGCAAAGCCATTCTCTTTCTCGATGAAGCACAGGCGACTCCTTCCGCCTACTCCTGCCTGCGATATTTTTCAGAAGACATGCCGGGACTGGCCGTTGTGTTAACGGGTTCGCTTCTCGATCAGGTGCTCGTTGACAGACAACTGTCGACGCCCGTCGGCCGCATAGAGCCCTACTACATGGGCCCACTGTCCTTCGAAGAATACCTAGTTGCAACGGACGAGACCAGGGCATTGCGTGCTATTGAAATGCTGGATATTCATACCATGGATCACGTACCGGACTCCGTGCATGGCGACCTGATGTCACTTGTTCGACGCTACACGCTTACCGGCGGAATGCCCGGCGTGATCCAGCTTGCCAGGGATACGAATCACGATCACGGGGAAATTCTGAAGCATCAAACAGTGCTGATCCAAACCTACAAGGATGATTTTGCCAAATACGCCGGCACTGCCAATGCCGCCCGTCTGGCGGCATTCTTCAACGGCATCCTGCGCCAGGTGGGGTTGCAGTTTTCCCATAAACTCGCCCGCGAAATAACATCGTCAACAAGCGGCGACAACCGCCAGGTTAACGAGGCAATCGAGCTGTTCCTGCAGGCCAGGCTCTTCTATCGCGTGCTTCACAGCAACGCCGAAAGAATGCCCCTGGGCGCGGAAACGAAAACCAGAATAAGCAAATTTCTGTTTCTGGATATCGGGTTGTTGCTGGCAGCTCAGGGTGTGTCGCCACAGTCAATCATGCAGGCGCCCATCGAACTGGCCAACCGGGGTGTACTGGCGGAACAATTCGTGGGGCAGCAACTGCTTTGCGGAAAAAAGGCCTATGTCGAACCCGAGCTGTACTACTGGCATCCGCCAAAATCGGAAGCACAGGCAGAGGTGGACTTTCTATTCCCCTGCGCCGAGCGCATTTATCCCGTTGAGGTGAAATCAGGGCCCGGTGGAACGATCAAGTCGCTGGTTTCCTATGTGATCAAGAAAAAGGCCGACCAGGCCGTCGTAATCAGCTCCGCCAGGCCTTCCGTGGAAAAAACGGCAGCAAGAGTAAACAAAATCCAACGCCCCTTCCGGTTGCTCAGGCTGCCCTTCTACCTGGTAAACCAACTGGAATGCTTGCTGGCAGAGGATACATAATGAACCACACCGGCAAAACAGAACGCTCCATCGACCGAAAAATCCGCCCCCTTGTCCTGACCAGGTACCAGGCCATGCCGCTAATAACTTATACACTTTCAGCCATGCTGGAAATGTACAGGTTAAGGCTTAAGTTGTACACTTTGTGCGTGGCTGAAAGTGTACAAGTTGTGGGTGTTGCCGATGGTGGGCGGCGGGCGGGGACGGGAAGGTCTGGGAGAGAGGAAGGGACATGGGATGTGAGCCCTTGATAAGTTTTTCTTGCAAAAGAGCGGAGCTGCTGTTTAACTGCCTGGAGTACAGCTGAAGCAATTTTTAAACAATCTTGAACCAGGGACTGGTCCATGCCAGAAATAATGACACGGCTTCCTGCCCGGAGGCTTACAGCCCGGATGGGGACTGTCCCTGGCTTCGGGACTGTCCCCATCCTGGTTGTCAAAAACGCGTACTGCTCCCGTTGTTCTTCGTTAACCAGGAACCAAGAACCAGGAACCGCGCGCAGCTGCCGAACCAGGAACGAACAATAAACAAATGTATCAATTCAAACACACACTCCCATATACCTGGCCGCTCATACTCCTGCTGCTGGCTGCCTGCGCAACTCCTCAGGTTGT is part of the Desulfonatronovibrio magnus genome and encodes:
- a CDS encoding ATP-binding protein, yielding MFNRRAINDIKAWYGQEKRKPLVIRGARQVGKTTAVRLAAKQLSVPVIEINLERHAELEPLFQKFKLDELLLNFSLISGEQVTEKSKAILFLDEAQATPSAYSCLRYFSEDMPGLAVVLTGSLLDQVLVDRQLSTPVGRIEPYYMGPLSFEEYLVATDETRALRAIEMLDIHTMDHVPDSVHGDLMSLVRRYTLTGGMPGVIQLARDTNHDHGEILKHQTVLIQTYKDDFAKYAGTANAARLAAFFNGILRQVGLQFSHKLAREITSSTSGDNRQVNEAIELFLQARLFYRVLHSNAERMPLGAETKTRISKFLFLDIGLLLAAQGVSPQSIMQAPIELANRGVLAEQFVGQQLLCGKKAYVEPELYYWHPPKSEAQAEVDFLFPCAERIYPVEVKSGPGGTIKSLVSYVIKKKADQAVVISSARPSVEKTAARVNKIQRPFRLLRLPFYLVNQLECLLAEDT